A region from the Carassius carassius chromosome 33, fCarCar2.1, whole genome shotgun sequence genome encodes:
- the LOC132114314 gene encoding protocadherin alpha-3-like, which produces MLISTQRHLLACFSFALTCQLLEAATGQISYSVSEEVKKGTTVGNIAKDINLSVKDLQSRGFRIVSGSKKQYFSVNIETGVLQVSERIDREELCAGTISCSVNLEALVNSPLKLYRVRINILDINDNSPVFPMSSVVINVSESTAPGVLFPLESAHDADIGVNSVKTYKLTSNDYFTLDVQTQADKTIFAELVLQKILDREKTPRLELTVSAVDGGSPARTGIVVIEVNVIDTNDNAPVFSKPLYKVSIAEHAPIGTTVTRLQARDLDEGLNAEIVYSFISRTPQNILEMFEIDAQSGDVRIKGDVDYEEKAAFEIRVQATDKGPVTMAGYTKLLIEVLDINDNPPDVTVTSLLSPVEENAERGTVIALMMVSDPDSGNNGAVRVRLASSSPFKLQSSFQNYYSLVLDGVLDRENVTQYSITVIAEDEGSPPMSRVKVIQVQVSDVNDNAPRFPNSVVYAYLRENSKVGSIISTVRASDADIMENAHITYSLLQRSVTGTPVTALLKLNSLTGEIESMKSFNYEEIKTFEFKVQATDSGVPPLSSNVTVNVFILDENDNSPGILAPYSELGSVNTENIPYSADAGYFVAKIRAVDADSGYSALLSYHISEPKGNNLFRVGTSSGEIRTKRRMSDNDLKTHPLVILVCDNGEPSLSATVSIDVVVVESAGDVKTTFRHAPIKEESFSELNLYLLIATVCVSVIFLLSLISLMAVKCHRKDKSLGRYSTPMITTHPDGSWSYSKSAQQYDVCFSSDTLKSDVVVFPAPFPPADAELISINGGDTFTRTQTLPNKEKVRD; this is translated from the coding sequence ATGCTTATTTCTACACAGAGGCATTTACTAGCTTGCTTCTCATTTGCTTTGACCTGTCAATTATTGGAGGCTGCAACCGGACAGATCTCATACAGTGTATCGGAGGAGGTGAAAAAGGGAACCACAGTCGGTAATATAGCTAAAGACATTAACCTTTCAGTAAAAGATCTGCAATCCAGGGGCTTCCGTATTGTGTCAGGCTCTAAAAAGCagtattttagtgtaaatatagaGACGGGTGTTTTGCAGGTGAGCGAAAGAATCGATCGAGAGGAGCTGTGCGCAGGCACAATCTCGTGCTCCGTTAATCTGGAAGCCCTAGTGAACAGTCCATTAAAACTCTACCGGGTAAGAATAAACATTCTCGATATTAATGACAACTCTCCAGTGTTTCCAATGAGCTCTGTAGTGATTAATGTCAGTGAAAGCACCGCGCCTGGTGTGCTCTTTCCACTGGAGAGCGCGCATGACGCAGACATTGGAGTGAATTCAGTAAAAACTTACAAGCTTACATCTAATGATTACTTCACTTTAGATGTACAAACTCAAGCTGATAAAACGATCTTCGCAGAGTTAGTGCTTCAAAAGATTTTGGACAGAGAGAAGACTCCACGGCTTGAGCTCACAGTATCTGCGGTTGATGGCGGATCGCCTGCCAGGACCGGAATCGTTGTGATCGAAGTTAATGTGATAGACACAAATGACAACGCTCCAGTTTTTAGTAAACCATTATATAAAGTCTCCATTGCCGAACACGCGCCAATTGGCACCACAGTAACTAGACTACAGGCTCGAGATCTAGATGAAGGATTGAATGCGGAGATAGTTTACTCCTTTATCAGTCGAACACCCCAAAATATTTTGGAGATGTTTGAAATTGACGCGCAAAGTGGAGATGTTAGAATTAAGGGTGATGTTGATTATGAGGAGAAGGCCGCTTTTGAAATCAGAGTTCAAGCCACCGATAAAGGTCCAGTGACTATGGCAGGTTATACTAAGCTTTTAATAGAGGTTCTAGACATTAATGATAACCCCCCAGATGTGACTGTAACATCACTTCTTAGCCCGGTAGAGGAAAACGCGGAAAGGGGAACAGTAATTGCCCTAATGATGGTATCAGATCCAGACTCAGGTAATAACGGAGCAGTACGCGTTCGCCTTGCCAGCTCCAGTCCATTTAAATTACAGTCATCCTTTCAGAACTACTATTCATTAGTTTTAGACGGCGTGCTGGATCGGGAAAACGTTACACAGTATAGCATCACAGTTATTGCTGAAGACGAAGGGTCACCGCCAATGTCCAGAGTTAAAGTAATACAAGTGCAGGTCTCTGATGTGAATGACAATGCGCCTCGCTTCCCAAATTCTGTAGTTTATGCATATCTACGCGAAAACAGCAAAGTGGGCTCCATTATATCCACAGTAAGGGCCTCTGATGCTGATATCATGGAAAATGCACACATAACATACTCTTTACTACAAAGATCTGTCACTGGTACTCCTGTTACAGCGCTCCTTAAATTAAACTCATTGACGGGAGAGATCGAGAGCATGAAGTCGTTTAACTATGAGGAGATAAAAACGTTTGAGTTTAAAGTTCAGGCCACAGACTCTGGTGTTCCTCCGCTCAGCAGTAACGtgactgtaaatgtttttatccTGGATGAAAATGACAACAGTCCCGGGATTCTCGCGCCCTATTCCGAGCTCGGTTCCGTTAACACAGAGAACATTCCCTATTCTGCTGATGCGGGCTACTTTGTGGCCAAGATCAGGGCTGTAGATGCAGATTCTGGTTACAGTGCGCTGCTGTCTTACCACATCTCTGAACCCAAAGGAAACAATCTGTTCCGAGTCGGAACCAGCAGCGGGGAGATCAGGACTAAGAGGAGAATGAGTGACAATGACCTGAAAACTCACCCGCTGGTCATTTTGGTTTGTGATAACGGAGAGCCCTCACTGTCAGCGACTGTGTCTATCGATGTTGTGGTTGTTGAAAGCGCAGGTGACGTCAAGACCACATTCAGACATGCGCCGATAAAGGAGGAGAGTTTCTCGGAATTAAATCTGTATTTGCTGATcgccactgtgtgtgtgtccgtCATCTTTTTATTGAGTCTCATCAGTTTGATGGCTGTAAAATGCCACAGGAAAGACAAGAGTTTGGGCAGGTACAGCACCCCGATGATCACCACTCATCCTGACGGGAGCTGGTCTTACTCCAAATCTGCTCAGCAGTATGACGTGTGTTTTAGCTCGGACACACTGAAGAGTGACGTAGTGGTTTTCCCTGCGCCATTTCCGCCTGCAGACGCAGAACTGATCAGTATTAATGGAGGAGACACTTTTACCAGAACACAAACACTTCCTAATAAAGAAAAGGTAAGAGATTAA